A window of the Ciconia boyciana chromosome 33, ASM3463844v1, whole genome shotgun sequence genome harbors these coding sequences:
- the SHKBP1 gene encoding SH3KBP1-binding protein 1 gives MAAPGGAARPGAEVVQLNVGGKRFSTSRQTLTWISDSFFSSLLSGRISTLKDETGAIFIDRDPTVFAPILNFLRTKELDPRGVSISLLLHEAQFYGITPLVRRLQLREELDRSSCGSVLFNGYLPPPVLPAKRRNRHSVAGPQIIARLPATTDRAPVRRSNTMPPNLGNAGLLGRLLEDRTLAVASEPGAVRLVCGHHNWIAVAYAQFLVCYRMKETSGWQQVFSSPRLDWVIERVALNAKVLGGALGDHDKMVAVASCSEIILWALQADGNGNEIGVFHLGVPVEALFFVGNQLIATSHTGKIGVWNAVTKHWQIQDVVPINSYDAAGTFLLLGCNNGSIYYVDVQKFPLRMKDNDLLVTELYRDPTEDAVTALSVYLTPKTSDSGNWIEIAYGTSSGVVRVIVQHPETVGSGPQLFQTFTVHRSPVTKIMLSEKHLISVCADNNHVRTWTVTRFRGMISTQPGSTPLASFKILSLDDLDGPAGCGAGTDIGPFGERDEQQVFIQRVVPDACQVFVRLSSTGKRICEVRSVDAAAITAFTVHECEGSSRIGSRPRRYLFTGHANGSVQMWDLTTAMEMLGKPPEAGGLTEEELLRQLDQCDLALTGPAGPPRPPNTSLRSQPPHRGDPPSPSPKLHGQPHGAPPNPRSLTL, from the exons atggcggcgccgggcggggcggcgcggcccggggcGGAGGTCGTGCAGCTCAACGTGGGCGGCAAGAG GTTCAGCACCTCCCGGCAGACGCTGACCTGGATCTCCGACTCCTTCTTCTccag cctcctgagCGGCCGCATCTCCACTTTGAAGGATGAAACCGGAGCG attTTCATCGACCGCGATCCCACCGTCTTCGCCCCCATCCTCAACTTCCTCCGGACGAAGGAGCTCGACCCCCGAGGCGTCagcatctccctcctcctccacgaAGCCCAATTTTACGGCATCACCCCTCTCG TTCGCCGCTTGCAGCTGCGGGAGGAATTGGACCGTTCGTCTTGCGGCAGCGTCCTCTTCAACGGCTACCTGCCTCCCCCCG TTTTACCGGCCAAACGCCGTAACCGGCACAGCGTGGCGGGGCCGCAGATCATCGCCCGCTTGCCGGCGACGACCGACAGAGCCCCGGTGCGACGCAGTAACACCATGCCCCCCAATTTGGGCAACGCCGGTTTGTTGGGGCGCTTGTTGGAAGACCGAACCCTCGCCGTCG CGAGCGAACCGGGAGCGGTGCGGCTCGTTTGCGGGCATCACAACTGGATCGCGGTGGCTTACGCCCAGTTTCTCGTCTGCTACAG GATGAAGGAGACGTCGGGGTGGCAGCAAGTCTTCTCCAGCCCTCGCTTGGACTGGGTGATCGAGCGGGTGGCCCTCAACGCCAAGGTGCTCGGCGGAGCCTTGGGTGACCACGACAAGATGGTGGCCGTGGCGTCCTGCAGCGAGATCATCCTCTGGGCCCTGCAAGCCGACGGCAACGGCAACGAGATCG GCGTCTTCCACTTGGGAGTGCCGGTGGAAGCCCTCTTCTTCGTGGGGAACCAACTCATCGCCACCAGCCACACCGGCAAAATCGGCGTCTGGAACGCCGTCACCAAGCACTGGCAG ATCCAAGACGTCGTCCCCATCAACAGCTACGACGCCGCCggcaccttcctcctcctcggtTGCAACAACGGCTCCATCTACTACGTGG ACGTTCAGAAGTTCCCCCTGCGCATGAAGGACAACGATCTGCTGGTGACGGAGCTCTACCGCGACCCCACCGAAGACGCCGTCACCGCCCTCAGCGTCTACCTCACCCCCAAGACCA GTGACAGCGGGAACTGGATCGAGATCGCCTACGGCACCAGCTCCGGCGTGGTCCGGGTCATCGTGCAGCACCCCGAAACCGTGGGCTCCGGCCCTCAACTCTTCCAAACCTTCACCGTACACCGCAGCCCCGTCACCAAAATCATGCTTTCGGAGAAACACCTCATCTCCG tttgCGCCGACAACAACCACGTCCGGACCTGGACGGTGACTCGTTTCCGCGGGATGATTTCCACCCAACCCGGCTCGACGCCGTTGGCTTCCTTCAAAATCCTTTCCCTGGATGATCTCGACGGTCCCGCCGGCTGCGGCGCCGGCACCGATATCG GACCCTTCGGCGAGCGGGACGAGCAGCAGGTTTTCATCCAAAGAGTGGTGCCGGATGCGTGCCAGGTCTTCGTCCGGCTTTCCTCCACCGGCAAAAG GATCTGCGAGGTGCGTTCGGTCGACGCCGCGGCCATCACCGCCTTCACCGTCCACGAGTGCGAAGGCTCCAGCCGGATCGGTTCCCGCCCGCGCCGGTACCTCTTCACCGGCCACGCCAACGGCAGCGTCCAGATGTGGGACCTCACCACCGCCATGGAGATGTTGGGGAAGCCCCCAG AAGCCGGCGGTTTGACCGAAGAGGAGCTGTTACGGCAACTGGATCAGTGCGATTTGGCGTTaaccggccccgccggccccccccgcccccccaacaCCAG CCTCCGGTCGCAGCCGCCCCACCGGGGGGATCCGCCGAGCCCTTCACCGAAACTCCACGGGCAGCCCCACGGTGCCCCCCCCAACCCC CGCAGCCTGACCCTATAG